The region CACAGGGCTCTTTACTGATTGGGATATTAATGATTATGACTATAATAGAGCCGACTATGACTATACAGACAGTATTGGATATTGTTACAATACATTTCTTAACGGTCTTTATGGTGGAGTCGCTATTCTCACTAAAGATAAACCGGTCTGTTTTTCTATGGACAACGGAAATGTTGCTGGCACTATAAATCCAAATGATAGAGTAGACGGCTTCACCAGTCAGGAAAAATTCACAACATTATCCAAAGGTATTGGCCGAAAACAAGCTGGCGCAAGTGGCGCAGGATATGATGTATCACAAGTTGTCGGAGTTTCTTTGTACAATATAAAAAACGAAGAATCCCGAACTATTGCTTTTGCTTTTATCGCTGCCGAGAATCTATATGATTTAAAAATGAGCTCTAGAGCAGCAAGAAGTAAATATCATGAAATTAAGAAGAGCCCTTTACCAGTCGTACAAAACACCTATTCGTTTTGTAAAGGTGAACAGACTGATATAACAATAACCCCAACTAACGGTAGCACCTTTAATTTCTATAAATCTCCTGGACCTCCAAATCTATTATATACAGGTTCTGAATATCATATAAGTAATCTTTCCAAAACAGATACTATTTTCATAAGCAATGTTGACTCTCTGTTTGAAAGCAATCTTGCTAAAGTAGCTTTAAACTTCTATGAAAGAAGTCAGGCGGATTTTTCTGTAATTCCAGATACAGTAGTTGACATTAATTCCAGAGTATACTTCGTAGACCAAAGCTCAAATTCTGTCAACAGACTTTGGGATTTTGGGAACGGCAATACCTCTGCTGCGTCACTAGCTTCATTTACTTATGATACACCAGGAAACTTTGATGTAAAGCTGATTGCTGAAAATAATTACGGATGCAATGATACTGTTACAAAAACAATAAATGTAAGAGTAGCGACTTCTTTAAATGCCTCAAGTGAAGGACTTGTAAATATTTATCCTAACCCTGTAGAAAACAATTTAACTTTGAATTTAACCCAAGTAAACAATGCTTGCACCATTTCAATAGTGAATTTACTCGGTGAAGAAGTATTTACAGAATATCTGGATACGCAGGTCAGCAGCAAAGAAATTAATACATCTAACCTGACATCAGGTGTTTATTTTTTAAGAATTGTTTCAGGAAATATGACCTTGACAAAAAAATTCAATAAGCTATAAATACTAAAACAATTTTCATGATATTTAGCCTTCCACTGTTAAAGTTGGAGGCTTTTGTTTTTTAATTATGAAAATAGTTCAGGCAGAAATACTTACCATAGGAGATGAAATACTCTATGGGCAAATTACAGATACCAATTCTCAATGGATTAGTGAGCAACTCACTTCCATTGGAATAAAGGTTATCAGAAAAACATCTGTAGGTGATGAAGGAAGTGAAATGGTCAAAGCCATTCAGGAAGCTGAGCTTCGGGCAGATCTTATTATTATTACCGGAGGCCTTGGACCAACTTCCGACGATCTCACCAAGCCTGTTTTAACACAATACTTTAATACCAGGCTGGTCCTTCATGAAGAAGCATTAAAAGATCTTACTGCCTTTTTTGAAAGACGAGGCAGAGAGCTTACTGAGATAAACAGGCAACAGGCGTACCTGCCCGCAAGTTGCTCTATTATCAGAAACTTTTATGGCACTGCCCCTGGTATGTGGTTTGAAAGAAACGGAAAAGTTCTCATATCAATGCCTGGAGTGCCTTATGAGATGAAAGCAATGATAAGAGAACAGCTGATACTCAGGATAAGTTCTTATTTTAATCCTCCTGTTATCATTCACAAAATGATCCGTACTTCTGGCATAGGAGAATCATTTTTGGCTGAAAAAATCAAACAGTGGGAAGATAACCTACCCTCTTTCATCAAACTTGCTTACCTACCTTCTCTGGAAGGAGTCCGACTGAGGTTGACGGCCATTACAGACAAGGTCAATGAGTCTGCAACAGACAATCAGCTTGAAAACGAAAAAGAAAAACTGGTAAATCTTATTGATGAATATATTTATGGGTATGGAGAAGAAAATCATGAGCAGGCACTGGGGAAATTATTAATTAAACATAAGCTCAGTATCAGTGCGGCTGAAAGCTGCACTGGTGGACTGATATCATTCACTATCACATCTGTGCCGGGTAGTTCAGAATATTTTAAAGGCAGCATCGTTTCTTATAATAATGATGTTAAAATAAATGTACTTGGAGTAAAAAAAGAGACACTTGAAGAATATGGTGCTGTAAGTGAAGCTACAGTATTACAAATGGTTGAAGGAGTACAGAAAATCTTAAAAACCGATATAGCAGTTGCAACCACTGGAATAGCAGGTCCGGGAGGCGGATCAGTGGAAAAACCGGTAGGTACAATTTGGATAGCGGTAAGAATTGGAAATAAAACCAAAACCAAAAAGCTTCAATTAGGGAATATCCGCGAAAATAACATGAAAATGACGACCTATGCCGTTTTCAACCTGATCAGGGAAACTTTGCGGGAAAAGAATTGAGAAAACCTTCAAAAATATTAACTTTGACCGGATTTGAAGGTTTTGATTCGAAAACACTTAAGATCACTTTAACTTAACAGGCTAATAGTAAACAGCTTTTATGGCATTAGTAGAAATGGTGATGCCCAAAATGGGCGAAAGCATCATGGAGGGGACAATACTCCGTTGGTTGAAAAATGTGGGAGATAAAATTGAGCAGGATGAATCTGTTCTTGAAGTAGCGACGGATAAAGTTGATACAGAAGTCCCGTCAACAGCTTCAGGTATTTTAAAAGAAATACTTGCTCAGAATGGAGATGTAATACCTGTTGGAAAACCGATAGCAATTATTGCTACTGATGGGGATGAACAAAGCACATCTATAGCAACGCAGTCTAATAAAACACAAGCAACATCCGCCAAACCAGAACCGATACCTGCCATTGCCAATGAAATGAAGGCTCAATCCCACATTTCAAATGGAGAATCATTAAGATTTTATTCCCCACTTGTCATGAACATCGCCCGTCAGGAAAATGTAACCATGGCAGAACTGGAATCAATCAGAGGTACCGGCAAAGATGAGCGCGTTACCAAAAATGATATACTTGATTATATCCAGAACAGAAAAACGTCGCCAGTTGCCACTCCTGAAACGCAGCAGATAAAAGAACCTGTTATAACAGAGCAGAAAAAAGAATCCGCTCCTCTTGAACAGATAAAGCCAGCTCAGTCACTAAGCGGTAATTATGAAATTATTGAGATGGACCGCATGAGAAAAATGATTGCGGACAGAATGGTTGAGTCTAAGAGAGTTGCTCCTCACGTTACTTCATTTGTTGAAGCAGATGTTACCAACATCGTCTTCTGGAGAAACAGAGTGAAGCAGGACTTCATGGAAAAAGAGAATACTGCACTTACATTTACTCCTATCTTTATAGAAGCTGTAGTTAAAGCATTAAAAGATTATCCAATGGTTAATGTCTCTGTCGACGGAGATAAAATCATTGTTAAAAAAGACATAAATATAGGTATGGCAGTTGCCCTACCTAGCGGAAACCTGATAGTACCAGTAATCAAAAATGCTGATCAGCTTAACATCATTGGTCTTACTAAAAAGGTAAACGATCTTGCAAGAAGAGCAAGAGCTAACAAACTTACTGCGGACGACCTTTCTGGAGGAACTTATACTGTTTCAAACGTAGGCTCTTTCGGAAACATGATGGGAACTCCGATAATCATGCAGCCTCAGGCAGGTATACTTGCACTAGGTGCTGTTATTAAGAAACCTGCAGTAATCGAAACACCACAAGGTGACACGCTAGGCATCAGACATATGATGTTCCTCTCCCACTCCTATGATCACAGGGTAATCGACGGTTCACTAGGAGGTATGTTTGTCAGAAGAGTTGCAGACTACCTTGAACAGTTTGACATAAACAGAAAAGCCTTTGCTTAAAGAATTAAAGACATCTATTTGATATTCAAATAATGCAGACCTTTCCAGGTCTGCATTATTTTTTTTACAGATTCAATTAAATAATTCTTCATTGTAAATTTTTATATTTAGCCTTCATAAAATTGTTATAAAGCAACCATTGTCCATGAAACAAAAAGCCAAACTATTATTCTTCACATATCAGGAGAAAGAAAGCCCATATGTATTGCTTGGAAGAAGGATAAGCAAAGAAGGCGAAGAATATTGGTGGATTCCCGGCGGCGGTGTAGAAGCAGGCGAAGAACTTTTTCAGGCCGCAGCGAGAGAACTAACGGAAGAACTAATACCAACAAAGCATATATCAGATACAGTCAACAAATATCAGGAAGTGGCTATTACCCCTCCTTCTATTCAATACACGACAGGTAATTCTGAAAATTATATCTTCTTTATACAGATCAATAACTACAAAGGAATTCTGGAAGATAAAATCGGTATAGTTGATGAATTTGAAGAACTGAAATGGTTTAACCTTAATGATATCCCACAAACCATGTCAAGAGAATTCATTCATCTCAAGGATTATCTTACAAAAGAAAAGATAGAAGCATTTACACAAAATTTTGATTATAAAAGATTCTTTTAACATTCAAACAGAATCAAACGCTGCAGATGGAGAATCCACTGAATACTTCCCCTAAAGATGTTTATGAAAAACACCTTAAGACATCCATTGAAATAAAAAATAAAATAGAAAAAGATCAAAGTCTGACAGGAACTTTGCGTTTGTTTTCGGCTATTGCATTTCTGGCTTGCCTTTACTTTATGTTTCAAGATGCCAATGCTCTTACTGTGCTTGGCTCAGCTGCTTTGCTCTTTGTGTTTATTGCATTTGTAATTAAGAGTCTTAATCTAAAAAGAAAAAAGAAATTTTATACAACCCTGATAGACCTGAATCAAGGAGAATTAAATGGACTTGAAGGGAACCATTCTGCATTCAATAATGGAATTGAATTTATCAATCCTTCTCATCCCTACTCCTATGATCTGGATTTATTCGGAGATGCTTCATTCTTTCAATCTATAAACAGAACATGCCTTCCAGAGTCTTCATTGCGACTGGCTTCAATTTTATTAAAACCACTAAATAAAAAACAATATATATTAGAAAGACAAGAAGCTATTAGTGCATTAAAAGACAAGATTGAATTCAGACAGCACTTTTATGCTCACGGAAGTGAAATTACCAATGAAGAAAGCTCACAGAAAGCACTTCTGGATTGGCTTCAGACAAGTTCTGACATTGTAACCGGATTTATAAGAATAACTTCTTTAACAACTCCTTTTATATGTCTGGCTTTAATAATTTCCTCCCTGTTTGTAGATGGCCTTTGGAGCTATATTATGCTCATTGTTGCATTTCATTGGGCCATATATGGAATAACAGTAAAGAAGATTAATGCCTACCACCAAACCATAGGTAAAAAACATAACTACCTATCGGGGTATCA is a window of Sporocytophaga myxococcoides DSM 11118 DNA encoding:
- a CDS encoding NUDIX hydrolase codes for the protein MKQKAKLLFFTYQEKESPYVLLGRRISKEGEEYWWIPGGGVEAGEELFQAAARELTEELIPTKHISDTVNKYQEVAITPPSIQYTTGNSENYIFFIQINNYKGILEDKIGIVDEFEELKWFNLNDIPQTMSREFIHLKDYLTKEKIEAFTQNFDYKRFF
- a CDS encoding dihydrolipoamide acetyltransferase family protein, whose translation is MALVEMVMPKMGESIMEGTILRWLKNVGDKIEQDESVLEVATDKVDTEVPSTASGILKEILAQNGDVIPVGKPIAIIATDGDEQSTSIATQSNKTQATSAKPEPIPAIANEMKAQSHISNGESLRFYSPLVMNIARQENVTMAELESIRGTGKDERVTKNDILDYIQNRKTSPVATPETQQIKEPVITEQKKESAPLEQIKPAQSLSGNYEIIEMDRMRKMIADRMVESKRVAPHVTSFVEADVTNIVFWRNRVKQDFMEKENTALTFTPIFIEAVVKALKDYPMVNVSVDGDKIIVKKDINIGMAVALPSGNLIVPVIKNADQLNIIGLTKKVNDLARRARANKLTADDLSGGTYTVSNVGSFGNMMGTPIIMQPQAGILALGAVIKKPAVIETPQGDTLGIRHMMFLSHSYDHRVIDGSLGGMFVRRVADYLEQFDINRKAFA
- a CDS encoding competence/damage-inducible protein A, whose amino-acid sequence is MKIVQAEILTIGDEILYGQITDTNSQWISEQLTSIGIKVIRKTSVGDEGSEMVKAIQEAELRADLIIITGGLGPTSDDLTKPVLTQYFNTRLVLHEEALKDLTAFFERRGRELTEINRQQAYLPASCSIIRNFYGTAPGMWFERNGKVLISMPGVPYEMKAMIREQLILRISSYFNPPVIIHKMIRTSGIGESFLAEKIKQWEDNLPSFIKLAYLPSLEGVRLRLTAITDKVNESATDNQLENEKEKLVNLIDEYIYGYGEENHEQALGKLLIKHKLSISAAESCTGGLISFTITSVPGSSEYFKGSIVSYNNDVKINVLGVKKETLEEYGAVSEATVLQMVEGVQKILKTDIAVATTGIAGPGGGSVEKPVGTIWIAVRIGNKTKTKKLQLGNIRENNMKMTTYAVFNLIRETLREKN